One Brassica napus cultivar Da-Ae chromosome A1, Da-Ae, whole genome shotgun sequence genomic region harbors:
- the BNAA01G06860D gene encoding uncharacterized protein BNAA01G06860D isoform X2, with amino-acid sequence MKRKDTTPPQKPNLSKKTKKTKKNNPQTQRVDAPVDVVETKSCDQKETALGIVSEEGPWKNLELILSLQNNELSNKEKMELAFSFVEAYTGEKRSDDEDDEECQAVTISRLVMYLSDWIQSLFFSKEQNFQVKAEICLDFRCWNILRFCLKQSSILHVSINSSRYLLKAIGFIAGDLLSSIGDGQGFEAFSSVVDCVELLFSSKSGLFNDNFDLWFSAVEPVLNLTHRVLAENIKDAFVLRFSCLVLEPFSMFMVQPTKKNGFQDFVDKLVEPLLSVLGLLIAREDKGYGLETALLKLIQEILSLGLFHSSHIDGFLGLGGAERYLPESKVSKTVLKSYHRHFFTKFENMLVMKKEVELSCMGSLFSLFINRVMKQQRDSNQLLATKASKQQGASTNDNESSAKSHSSSFIRWESRKSLFDFFLHLMEPILLKIDGHVESSSDIASLLADFCCLIKSANGLLYHFAHERIYVKTEDASEGACFCFLKKIFTTIVSVASQLQHTYSEGSKMHVLLAKELITAIGYLLQIEYEVIENDLVTLWLTILSFTRFSSFSSENAEDDCSLTSLLIGLGCQLINLYSDLRQVSVAVFAMCKAVRLMIPSDGDNVEMVDIRELPLLERSAQSVEKLMSCQDLRLAIHRAVKAIPEGQASDFIKSLTTDVSETSDWIRVSCSASAREQDGQVAAFLAGALSAIYSLILDSLTIKTGNSISVAESMNSLVILIRPCLTHLVSSGSDRIENFLSTVTGKGLDVIIAEKNRETYRKSARLFIIFFLRIYMSSRSLSRQLICLMPPKKSKEMAVIMGDSATARRGSDWVKKKSWNDEGYFSWICQPSASIVDIIKQISDVYLNDDSAEDCSLLVYILYGVALQRLVDLNRDIKSLDYVSQISDHQMHGTVLEHVSVLKSEGEELTEFLLGNTIIPGFSEVGAFETIDDTDQCLPAVRLGILSQHIDIWCPHAGKKNMKSFLSQLIGSSVMSKLGLENSVDKGNQNKQTRLEQSSLVLLCDSVLYEHEFVRRSLAPSLSHILKTTAEALFKNFTEEVDSPSDWSEVLVLLESSIAKLQSEAFSEGHVSQLDNRKFTACQNLLNLLCVMPKEYMNKKSLQLYASFLLDLERCIVFSMLRCLDKLSPGDMQNLFSLFITCRKTLKSIAMVSCDKVLRSTELPLSDISLLTSWLFKSVQAVVTCQERVRSDFTRKARDSLFALMDHTSYMFLTVSRDQFSKALPLFDGQLISTEGSGEANLAFESVTEQAETLLDSLRSTFRDENTVFECKTLILNELVPIFSSLSGLLWGLASTVSHRDMQKSHMNAKLKWKSEEFSKLSGIIHVLSKFFEVFAQYLFLSADVQQEIGTSLNWTGLLDGTESSGDMVESSSDVKKQIIESLIKGDSTEVVLALRHLLIASAAILNLNLQIKGITFSPSFIPVLTGISFDLLSVLAGTSELPLEFSFIWLDGAAKYLEELGSHLCLYKRMSNRDHLYSKSIELHLKVIGKCISLQGKEATLESHETGFGTNVIHAKKVESERSRSHQRLHWLEELKVRFRMSFKVLLQNSEESHLKSGLEAIERALVGVCEVCPAIYSIQTGDRDGGRISETAAAGIDCLDLVLEHATGRNRLSEVKGRIQGLVSAVFGIMSHMQSPFIFCTDAVVGKQGPKSPDAGSVILMCVEVLIRIAGKQALFEMNPSHISQSIHMPGAIFRDYGNLLRKDDQQQDLQVDQKFSVSMYAACCRLIYTSVKHHPK; translated from the exons ATGAAAAGGAAGGATACCACTCCGCCGCAGAAACCCAATCTGtcgaagaaaacaaagaagacgaagaagaacaaCCCTCAAACTCAGCGTGTTGATGCTCCCGTTGATGTCGTAGAAACCAAATCTTGTGATCAAAAGGAAACAGCTTTGGGCATTGTTTCTGAAGAAGGTCCATGGAAGAACCTTGAGCTTATACTGTCGCTGCAGAACAATGAATTAAGCAACAAAGA GAAGATGGAGTTGGCTTTCAGTTTTGTGGAAGCATATAcaggagagaagaggagtgacGACGAGGATGATGAAGAATGTCAAGCGGTTACGATCTCTCGTCTGGTTATGTATCTAAGCGACTGGATCCAGTCACTGTTTTTCTCTAAAGAACAAAACTTTCAAGTCAAGGCTGAGATTTGTTTGGACTTTAGATGCTGGAACATCCTCAGGTTCTGCCTGAAGCAGTCGTCAATCTTGCACGTCTCTATCAATTCGTCAAGATACCTTTTGAAGGCTATAGGGTTTATCGCCGGAGATCTTCTATCTTCTATAGGAGATGGTCAAGGCTTTGAAGCGTTCAGCTCTGTGGTTGACTGCGTAGAGTTGTTGTTTTCATCGAAAAGTGGGCTTTTCAATGATAACTTCGACTTGTGGTTCTCAGCTGTGGAGCCTGTTCTGAACCTCACTCATAGAGTTCTTGCAGAGAATATCAAAGATGCGTTTGTGCTTAGATTCTCTTGCTTGGTTCTTGAGCCGTTCTCTATGTTTATGGTTCAGCCGACTAAGAAGAATGGGTTTCAAGATTTCGTGGACAAGCTTGTTGAGCCTTTACTGAGTGTGTTGGGTTTATTGATAGCCAGGGAAGACAAAGGTTATGGTTTGGAAACGGCCTTGTTGAAGTTGATTCAGGAAATACTATCTCTAGGTCTGTTTCATTCATCTCATATTGATGGGTTCTTAGGCCTGGGCGGAGCTGAGAGGTATTTGCCAGAATCGAAAGTGAGCAAAACCGTTTTGAAAAGCTATCACCGGCATTTTTTCACCAAGTTTGAGAACATGTTAGTGATGAAGAAGGAGGTAGAGCTGAGCTGTATGGGGTCATTGTTTAGTTTGTTTATCAACAGAGTGATGAAACAGCAAAGAGACTCAAATCAGTTACTGGCTACAAAGGCCTCAAAGCAGCAAGGCGCATCTACAAATGATAACGAGTCTTCTGCAAAGAGTCATAGCTCGAGTTTCATTCGCTGGGAGTCACGGAAGTCACTTTTTGATTTCTTCCTGCATCTTATGGAACCTATATTGCTAAAGATCGATGGACATGTTGAATCTAGCTCTGACATTGCATCTCTGTTAGCTGATTTCTGTTGTTTGATTAAGTCCGCAAATGGTTTACTCTACCACTTTGCTCACGAGAGGATATACGTAAAGACAGAGGATGCATCTGAAGGAGCTTGCTTCTGTTTCTTGAAGAAAATCTTCACAACAATAGTTTCAGTTGCTTCTCAATTACAACACACATATTCTGAAGGGTCGAAGATGCATGTTTTGTTAGCCAAGGAGCTGATAACTGCGATAGGCTACTTGCTGCAAATTGAATACGAAGTTATTGAGAATGATTTAGTTACTTTGTGGCTAACCATTCTCTCTTTCACGAGGTTTAGTAGTTTTTCATCAGAGAACGCAGAAGATGACTGCTCGTTGACTTCATTGTTGATTGGTCTCGGATGTCAGTTGATAAACTTATACAGTGACCTCCGTCAGGTAAGTGTTGCTGTATTTGCTATGTGCAAAGCTGTAAGGCTTATGATACCTTCTGATGGTGATAATGTGGAGATGGTCGACATCAGAGAGCTTCCACTGTTAGAAAGAAGCGCACAATCAGTGGAGAAGCTCATGTCATGTCAAGATCTAAGGCTTGCTATACATAGAGCTGTTAAAGCTATACCAGAAGGCCAAGCATCTGATTTCATCAAGAGCTTGACTACAGATGTATCAGAAACCTCAGATTGGATAAGAGTTAGTTGCTCAGCAAGTGCTAGAGAACAAGATGGACAGGTGGCAGCGTTCTTGGCCGGAGCTTTGTCTGCTATCTATTCACTTATTCTGGACTCGCTAACTATCAAAACCGGGAATAGTATCAGTGTCGCCGAGTCCATGAACTCACTGGTGATTCTCATCCGTCCTTGCTTAACTCACCTGGTTTCTTCCGGCTCAGATCGCATCGAAAACTTCCTTTCTACTGTCACCGGAAAGGGTTTGGACGTTATAATAGCTGAAAAGAATAGAGAGACCTACAGAAAGTCTGCGCGCTTGTTTATTATCTTCTTCTTGCGAATCTACATGTCTTCCCGAAGCTTATCTAGGCAACTGATTTGTCTTATGCCTCCGAAAAAGTCGAAAGAGATGGCTGTTATTATGGGTGACTCTGCTACAGCTCGCCGCGGAAGTGATTGGGTGAAAAAGAAGAGTTGGAATGATGAAGGCTACTTTTCATGGATCTGCCAACCTTCAGCTTCTATTGTTGACATTATTAAACAAATTTCAGATGTTTACCTCAATGATGACAGTGCAGAGGACTGCTCCTTGCTGGTGTATATATTATATGGAGTGGCTCTTCAGAGACTTGTTGATTTAAACAGAGATATAAAATCACTTGATTATGTGTCGCAGATAAGTGATCATCAGATGCATGGTACAGTGCTGGAGCATGTTTCAGTACTTAAGTCTGAAGGAGAAGAGCTTACTGAGTTTCTTTTGGGTAACACCATCATACCAGGATTTTCTGAAGTTGGAGCTTTTGAAACGATAGATGACACTGATCAGTGTTTGCCTGCTGTGCGTTTGGGGATTCTTAGCCAGCATATTGATATTTGGTGCCCCCATGCAGGAAAAAAGAATATGAAGAGCTTCCTGTCTCAGCTAATAGGAAGTTCCGTTATGTCAAAACTTGGCTTGGAGAATAGTGTAGACAAAGGCAATCAAAATAAGCAAACACGGTTGGAACAGTCTTCGTTGGTGCTTCTTTGTGATTCAGTATTGTATGAGCATGAA TTTGTTCGCAGGTCTTTGGCGCCTAGTCTTTCTCACATACTCAAAACGACAGCAGAAGCATTGTTCAAGAACTTCACCGAAGAAGTAGATTCACCATCAGATTGGTCAGAGGTGTTAGTCTTGCTTGAAAGTTCAATTGCCAAGCTTCAGTCGGAAGCCTTTTCCGAGGGGCATGTGTCACAGCTGGACAATCGAAAGTTCACAGCATGTCAAAATTTGCTAAATCTCTTATGTGTGATGCCCAAGGAGTACATGAATAAGAAGTCACTCCAACTTTATGCAAGTTTTCTTCTCGACCTTGAGAg GTGTATAGTTTTTAGCATGTTGAGATGTTTGGACAAGCTGTCTCCGGGTGATATGCAAAACCTTTTCAGCCTGTTCATCACTTGCAGAAAAACTTTGAAAAGTATCGCTATGGTTTCTTGCGACAAGGTGCTAAGATCTACCGAGTTGCCTTTATCTGATATTTCGTTGCTGACTTCTTGGCTTTTCAAGTCAGTACAAGCTGTGGTTACTTGTCAAGAGAGAGTTAGGAGTGATTTCACAAGAAAAGCAAGGGACTCCCTCTTTGCTTTGATGGATCACACATCATATATGTTTCTGACCGTAAGTAGAGATCAGTTTAGCAAGGCGCTACCACTGTTTGATGGACAACTCATTTCAACCGAgggaagtggagaagcaaaccTTGCTTTTGAGAGCGTGACAGAACAGGCAGAAACTCTACTAGATTCCTTAAGATCCACCTTCAGAGATGAGAATACAGTCTTTGAATGTAAGACACTGATACTGAACGAGTTAGTACCCATATTCTCTTCTCTTAGTGGGTTGTTGTGGGGGTTAGCATCTACAGTGAGTCACAGAGATATGCAGAAGAGTCATATGAACGCGAAACTGAAATGGAAATCAGAAGAATTCTCGAAGCTTTCTGGCATTATCCATGTGCTTAGCAAGTTTTTTGAGGTTTTCGCACAGTATCTGTTTCTTAGTGCTGATGTGCAGCAAGAAATTGGAACCAGTCTCAACTGGACTGGATTGCTTGATGGGACCGAGAGTTCTGGTGACATGGTGGAGAGTAGCAGCGAtgtgaaaaaacaaattattgagAGCTTAATAAAGGGTGACTCTACGGAAGTAGTATTAGCACTCAGGCATCTGTTAATTGCTTCTGCTgctattttaaatctaaatctgCAGATCAAGGGCATCACATTCTCACCCTCATTCATCCCTGTCCTCACAGGCATCTCATTTGATCTACTCTCTGTATTAGCAGGCACGAGCGAGTTGCCTCTCGAATTCTCATTCATATGGTTGGATGGTGCAGCGAAATATCTAGAAGAATTAGGGAGCCACTTGTGCTTGTATAAACGTATGTCAAACAGAGATCATCTCTACTCAAAGTCGATTGAGTTGCACCTGAAGGTGATTGGGAAATGCATATCGCTACAAGGGAAGGAGGCTACCTTGGAATCTCACGAGACAGGGTTTGGTACTAACGTAATCCATGCTAAGAAAGTGGAATCAGAAAGAAGCCGGTCTCATCAGAGATTACATTGGTTGGAGGAATTAAAAGTGAGGTTTAGAATGTCATTTAAAGTGTTGTTACAGAACTCCGAAGAGTCACATCTAAAGTCAGGACTAGAAGCTATAGAGAGAGCACTGGTTGGAGTATGTGAAGTGTGCCCAGCTATCTATAGCATACAGACTGGAGACAGAGATGGAGGTAGAATCTCTGAAACCGCTGCGGCTGGTATCGACTGTCTGGACCTAGTTCTGGAGCATGCCAcag GTCGCAATCGTTTGAGTGAGGTTAAAGGACGCATCCAGGGATTAGTGTCGGCAGTGTTCGGTATCATGTCTCACATGCAGAGTCCATTTATCTTCTGCACAGATGCAGTTGTTGGCAAGCAGGGTCCCAAATCTCCGGATGCTGGATCAGTCATTCTCATGTGTGTGGAAGTCTTGATAAGAATAGCAGGGAAACAGGCATTGTTTGAGATGAATCCATCGCACATAAGCCAATCCATACATATGCCTGGAGCAATCTTTCGTGATTATGGGAATTTGTTACGTAAGGATGATCAGCAACAAGATCTCCAAGTAGACCAGAAATTCTCTGTGAGCATGTATGCTGCTTGCTGCCGACTAATATATACATCTGTTAAGCATCATCCCAAGTAA
- the BNAA01G06860D gene encoding uncharacterized protein BNAA01G06860D isoform X1 encodes MKRKDTTPPQKPNLSKKTKKTKKNNPQTQRVDAPVDVVETKSCDQKETALGIVSEEGPWKNLELILSLQNNELSNKEKMELAFSFVEAYTGEKRSDDEDDEECQAVTISRLVMYLSDWIQSLFFSKEQNFQVKAEICLDFRCWNILRFCLKQSSILHVSINSSRYLLKAIGFIAGDLLSSIGDGQGFEAFSSVVDCVELLFSSKSGLFNDNFDLWFSAVEPVLNLTHRVLAENIKDAFVLRFSCLVLEPFSMFMVQPTKKNGFQDFVDKLVEPLLSVLGLLIAREDKGYGLETALLKLIQEILSLGLFHSSHIDGFLGLGGAERYLPESKVSKTVLKSYHRHFFTKFENMLVMKKEVELSCMGSLFSLFINRVMKQQRDSNQLLATKASKQQGASTNDNESSAKSHSSSFIRWESRKSLFDFFLHLMEPILLKIDGHVESSSDIASLLADFCCLIKSANGLLYHFAHERIYVKTEDASEGACFCFLKKIFTTIVSVASQLQHTYSEGSKMHVLLAKELITAIGYLLQIEYEVIENDLVTLWLTILSFTRFSSFSSENAEDDCSLTSLLIGLGCQLINLYSDLRQVSVAVFAMCKAVRLMIPSDGDNVEMVDIRELPLLERSAQSVEKLMSCQDLRLAIHRAVKAIPEGQASDFIKSLTTDVSETSDWIRVSCSASAREQDGQVAAFLAGALSAIYSLILDSLTIKTGNSISVAESMNSLVILIRPCLTHLVSSGSDRIENFLSTVTGKGLDVIIAEKNRETYRKSARLFIIFFLRIYMSSRSLSRQLICLMPPKKSKEMAVIMGDSATARRGSDWVKKKSWNDEGYFSWICQPSASIVDIIKQISDVYLNDDSAEDCSLLVYILYGVALQRLVDLNRDIKSLDYVSQISDHQMHGTVLEHVSVLKSEGEELTEFLLGNTIIPGFSEVGAFETIDDTDQCLPAVRLGILSQHIDIWCPHAGKKNMKSFLSQLIGSSVMSKLGLENSVDKGNQNKQTRLEQSSLVLLCDSVLYEHEFVRRSLAPSLSHILKTTAEALFKNFTEEVDSPSDWSEVLVLLESSIAKLQSEAFSEGHVSQLDNRKFTACQNLLNLLCVMPKEYMNKKSLQLYASFLLDLERCIVFSMLRCLDKLSPGDMQNLFSLFITCRKTLKSIAMVSCDKVLRSTELPLSDISLLTSWLFKSVQAVVTCQERVRSDFTRKARDSLFALMDHTSYMFLTVSRDQFSKALPLFDGQLISTEGSGEANLAFESVTEQAETLLDSLRSTFRDENTVFECKTLILNELVPIFSSLSGLLWGLASTVSHRDMQKSHMNAKLKWKSEEFSKLSGIIHVLSKFFEVFAQYLFLSADVQQEIGTSLNWTGLLDGTESSGDMVESSSDVKKQIIESLIKGDSTEVVLALRHLLIASAAILNLNLQIKGITFSPSFIPVLTGISFDLLSVLAGTSELPLEFSFIWLDGAAKYLEELGSHLCLYKRMSNRDHLYSKSIELHLKVIGKCISLQGKEATLESHETGFGTNVIHAKKVESERSRSHQRLHWLEELKVRFRMSFKVLLQNSEESHLKSGLEAIERALVGVCEVCPAIYSIQTGDRDGGRISETAAAGIDCLDLVLEHATGRNRLSEVKGRIQGLVSAVFGIMSHMQSPFIFCTDAVVGKQGPKSPDAGSVILMCVEVLIRIAGKQALFEMNPSHISQSIHMPGAIFRDYGNLLRKDDQQQDLQVDQKFSVSMYAACCRLIYTSVKHHPKKTERSIAALLESTSALLHCLETAGNRVGKFASFEVKEGITCACFLRRIYEELRQQKEVFGHHCFKFLSTYIWISCGYGPLKTGIKREVDEALRPGVYALVDSCTDQDRQYLHTVFGEGPCRNYLAALKQESDLNFKYEGKV; translated from the exons ATGAAAAGGAAGGATACCACTCCGCCGCAGAAACCCAATCTGtcgaagaaaacaaagaagacgaagaagaacaaCCCTCAAACTCAGCGTGTTGATGCTCCCGTTGATGTCGTAGAAACCAAATCTTGTGATCAAAAGGAAACAGCTTTGGGCATTGTTTCTGAAGAAGGTCCATGGAAGAACCTTGAGCTTATACTGTCGCTGCAGAACAATGAATTAAGCAACAAAGA GAAGATGGAGTTGGCTTTCAGTTTTGTGGAAGCATATAcaggagagaagaggagtgacGACGAGGATGATGAAGAATGTCAAGCGGTTACGATCTCTCGTCTGGTTATGTATCTAAGCGACTGGATCCAGTCACTGTTTTTCTCTAAAGAACAAAACTTTCAAGTCAAGGCTGAGATTTGTTTGGACTTTAGATGCTGGAACATCCTCAGGTTCTGCCTGAAGCAGTCGTCAATCTTGCACGTCTCTATCAATTCGTCAAGATACCTTTTGAAGGCTATAGGGTTTATCGCCGGAGATCTTCTATCTTCTATAGGAGATGGTCAAGGCTTTGAAGCGTTCAGCTCTGTGGTTGACTGCGTAGAGTTGTTGTTTTCATCGAAAAGTGGGCTTTTCAATGATAACTTCGACTTGTGGTTCTCAGCTGTGGAGCCTGTTCTGAACCTCACTCATAGAGTTCTTGCAGAGAATATCAAAGATGCGTTTGTGCTTAGATTCTCTTGCTTGGTTCTTGAGCCGTTCTCTATGTTTATGGTTCAGCCGACTAAGAAGAATGGGTTTCAAGATTTCGTGGACAAGCTTGTTGAGCCTTTACTGAGTGTGTTGGGTTTATTGATAGCCAGGGAAGACAAAGGTTATGGTTTGGAAACGGCCTTGTTGAAGTTGATTCAGGAAATACTATCTCTAGGTCTGTTTCATTCATCTCATATTGATGGGTTCTTAGGCCTGGGCGGAGCTGAGAGGTATTTGCCAGAATCGAAAGTGAGCAAAACCGTTTTGAAAAGCTATCACCGGCATTTTTTCACCAAGTTTGAGAACATGTTAGTGATGAAGAAGGAGGTAGAGCTGAGCTGTATGGGGTCATTGTTTAGTTTGTTTATCAACAGAGTGATGAAACAGCAAAGAGACTCAAATCAGTTACTGGCTACAAAGGCCTCAAAGCAGCAAGGCGCATCTACAAATGATAACGAGTCTTCTGCAAAGAGTCATAGCTCGAGTTTCATTCGCTGGGAGTCACGGAAGTCACTTTTTGATTTCTTCCTGCATCTTATGGAACCTATATTGCTAAAGATCGATGGACATGTTGAATCTAGCTCTGACATTGCATCTCTGTTAGCTGATTTCTGTTGTTTGATTAAGTCCGCAAATGGTTTACTCTACCACTTTGCTCACGAGAGGATATACGTAAAGACAGAGGATGCATCTGAAGGAGCTTGCTTCTGTTTCTTGAAGAAAATCTTCACAACAATAGTTTCAGTTGCTTCTCAATTACAACACACATATTCTGAAGGGTCGAAGATGCATGTTTTGTTAGCCAAGGAGCTGATAACTGCGATAGGCTACTTGCTGCAAATTGAATACGAAGTTATTGAGAATGATTTAGTTACTTTGTGGCTAACCATTCTCTCTTTCACGAGGTTTAGTAGTTTTTCATCAGAGAACGCAGAAGATGACTGCTCGTTGACTTCATTGTTGATTGGTCTCGGATGTCAGTTGATAAACTTATACAGTGACCTCCGTCAGGTAAGTGTTGCTGTATTTGCTATGTGCAAAGCTGTAAGGCTTATGATACCTTCTGATGGTGATAATGTGGAGATGGTCGACATCAGAGAGCTTCCACTGTTAGAAAGAAGCGCACAATCAGTGGAGAAGCTCATGTCATGTCAAGATCTAAGGCTTGCTATACATAGAGCTGTTAAAGCTATACCAGAAGGCCAAGCATCTGATTTCATCAAGAGCTTGACTACAGATGTATCAGAAACCTCAGATTGGATAAGAGTTAGTTGCTCAGCAAGTGCTAGAGAACAAGATGGACAGGTGGCAGCGTTCTTGGCCGGAGCTTTGTCTGCTATCTATTCACTTATTCTGGACTCGCTAACTATCAAAACCGGGAATAGTATCAGTGTCGCCGAGTCCATGAACTCACTGGTGATTCTCATCCGTCCTTGCTTAACTCACCTGGTTTCTTCCGGCTCAGATCGCATCGAAAACTTCCTTTCTACTGTCACCGGAAAGGGTTTGGACGTTATAATAGCTGAAAAGAATAGAGAGACCTACAGAAAGTCTGCGCGCTTGTTTATTATCTTCTTCTTGCGAATCTACATGTCTTCCCGAAGCTTATCTAGGCAACTGATTTGTCTTATGCCTCCGAAAAAGTCGAAAGAGATGGCTGTTATTATGGGTGACTCTGCTACAGCTCGCCGCGGAAGTGATTGGGTGAAAAAGAAGAGTTGGAATGATGAAGGCTACTTTTCATGGATCTGCCAACCTTCAGCTTCTATTGTTGACATTATTAAACAAATTTCAGATGTTTACCTCAATGATGACAGTGCAGAGGACTGCTCCTTGCTGGTGTATATATTATATGGAGTGGCTCTTCAGAGACTTGTTGATTTAAACAGAGATATAAAATCACTTGATTATGTGTCGCAGATAAGTGATCATCAGATGCATGGTACAGTGCTGGAGCATGTTTCAGTACTTAAGTCTGAAGGAGAAGAGCTTACTGAGTTTCTTTTGGGTAACACCATCATACCAGGATTTTCTGAAGTTGGAGCTTTTGAAACGATAGATGACACTGATCAGTGTTTGCCTGCTGTGCGTTTGGGGATTCTTAGCCAGCATATTGATATTTGGTGCCCCCATGCAGGAAAAAAGAATATGAAGAGCTTCCTGTCTCAGCTAATAGGAAGTTCCGTTATGTCAAAACTTGGCTTGGAGAATAGTGTAGACAAAGGCAATCAAAATAAGCAAACACGGTTGGAACAGTCTTCGTTGGTGCTTCTTTGTGATTCAGTATTGTATGAGCATGAA TTTGTTCGCAGGTCTTTGGCGCCTAGTCTTTCTCACATACTCAAAACGACAGCAGAAGCATTGTTCAAGAACTTCACCGAAGAAGTAGATTCACCATCAGATTGGTCAGAGGTGTTAGTCTTGCTTGAAAGTTCAATTGCCAAGCTTCAGTCGGAAGCCTTTTCCGAGGGGCATGTGTCACAGCTGGACAATCGAAAGTTCACAGCATGTCAAAATTTGCTAAATCTCTTATGTGTGATGCCCAAGGAGTACATGAATAAGAAGTCACTCCAACTTTATGCAAGTTTTCTTCTCGACCTTGAGAg GTGTATAGTTTTTAGCATGTTGAGATGTTTGGACAAGCTGTCTCCGGGTGATATGCAAAACCTTTTCAGCCTGTTCATCACTTGCAGAAAAACTTTGAAAAGTATCGCTATGGTTTCTTGCGACAAGGTGCTAAGATCTACCGAGTTGCCTTTATCTGATATTTCGTTGCTGACTTCTTGGCTTTTCAAGTCAGTACAAGCTGTGGTTACTTGTCAAGAGAGAGTTAGGAGTGATTTCACAAGAAAAGCAAGGGACTCCCTCTTTGCTTTGATGGATCACACATCATATATGTTTCTGACCGTAAGTAGAGATCAGTTTAGCAAGGCGCTACCACTGTTTGATGGACAACTCATTTCAACCGAgggaagtggagaagcaaaccTTGCTTTTGAGAGCGTGACAGAACAGGCAGAAACTCTACTAGATTCCTTAAGATCCACCTTCAGAGATGAGAATACAGTCTTTGAATGTAAGACACTGATACTGAACGAGTTAGTACCCATATTCTCTTCTCTTAGTGGGTTGTTGTGGGGGTTAGCATCTACAGTGAGTCACAGAGATATGCAGAAGAGTCATATGAACGCGAAACTGAAATGGAAATCAGAAGAATTCTCGAAGCTTTCTGGCATTATCCATGTGCTTAGCAAGTTTTTTGAGGTTTTCGCACAGTATCTGTTTCTTAGTGCTGATGTGCAGCAAGAAATTGGAACCAGTCTCAACTGGACTGGATTGCTTGATGGGACCGAGAGTTCTGGTGACATGGTGGAGAGTAGCAGCGAtgtgaaaaaacaaattattgagAGCTTAATAAAGGGTGACTCTACGGAAGTAGTATTAGCACTCAGGCATCTGTTAATTGCTTCTGCTgctattttaaatctaaatctgCAGATCAAGGGCATCACATTCTCACCCTCATTCATCCCTGTCCTCACAGGCATCTCATTTGATCTACTCTCTGTATTAGCAGGCACGAGCGAGTTGCCTCTCGAATTCTCATTCATATGGTTGGATGGTGCAGCGAAATATCTAGAAGAATTAGGGAGCCACTTGTGCTTGTATAAACGTATGTCAAACAGAGATCATCTCTACTCAAAGTCGATTGAGTTGCACCTGAAGGTGATTGGGAAATGCATATCGCTACAAGGGAAGGAGGCTACCTTGGAATCTCACGAGACAGGGTTTGGTACTAACGTAATCCATGCTAAGAAAGTGGAATCAGAAAGAAGCCGGTCTCATCAGAGATTACATTGGTTGGAGGAATTAAAAGTGAGGTTTAGAATGTCATTTAAAGTGTTGTTACAGAACTCCGAAGAGTCACATCTAAAGTCAGGACTAGAAGCTATAGAGAGAGCACTGGTTGGAGTATGTGAAGTGTGCCCAGCTATCTATAGCATACAGACTGGAGACAGAGATGGAGGTAGAATCTCTGAAACCGCTGCGGCTGGTATCGACTGTCTGGACCTAGTTCTGGAGCATGCCAcag GTCGCAATCGTTTGAGTGAGGTTAAAGGACGCATCCAGGGATTAGTGTCGGCAGTGTTCGGTATCATGTCTCACATGCAGAGTCCATTTATCTTCTGCACAGATGCAGTTGTTGGCAAGCAGGGTCCCAAATCTCCGGATGCTGGATCAGTCATTCTCATGTGTGTGGAAGTCTTGATAAGAATAGCAGGGAAACAGGCATTGTTTGAGATGAATCCATCGCACATAAGCCAATCCATACATATGCCTGGAGCAATCTTTCGTGATTATGGGAATTTGTTACGTAAGGATGATCAGCAACAAGATCTCCAAGTAGACCAGAAATTCTCTGTGAGCATGTATGCTGCTTGCTGCCGACTAATATATACATCTGTTAAGCATCATCCCAA AAAAACTGAGCGCTCCATTGCTGCACTACTAGAATCTACTTCTGCGCTTCTTCATTGTCTGGAGACAGCAGGGAACAGAGTGGGTAAGTTTGCTTCATTTGAAGTGAAAGAGGGAATCACATGTGCTTGTTTTCTTCGGAGGATCTACGAAGAG CTAAGACAGCAGAAAGAAGTCTTTGGACATCATTGTTTCAAGTTCTTGTCAACTTACATATGGATCTCTTGTGGATATGGTCCTCTTAAAACGGGTATCAAAAG GGAGGTAGATGAAGCTTTAAGGCCTGGTGTGTATGCTCTCGTAGACTCTTGCACTGATCAGGATCGTCAGTATCTCCACACAGTATTTGGTG AAGGTCCTTGTAGGAACTATCTAGCAGCTCTGAAACAAGAATCCGATTTGAATTTCAAGTACGAAGGAAAGGTTTAG